One segment of Nothobranchius furzeri strain GRZ-AD chromosome 13, NfurGRZ-RIMD1, whole genome shotgun sequence DNA contains the following:
- the eif3k gene encoding eukaryotic translation initiation factor 3 subunit K isoform X2, which yields MASSFEQMRANVGKLLRGIDRYNPENLTTLERYVETQARENAYDLEANLAVLKLYQFNPAYFQTHVTSQILLKALTNLPHTDFTLCKCMIDQTHQEERPIRQILYLGNLLETCHFQSFWTSLEENRELIDGITGFEDSVRKFICHVVGITYQTIEHRLLGEMLGDPLDTQLKVWMNKYGWTENEDGQIFVYNQEESIKPKNIVEKIDFESVSSIMATSQ from the exons ATGGCGTCATCTTTCGAGCAGATGAGGGCGAACGTAGGCAAACTCCTGCGAGGGATCGATAG GTACAACCCTGAAAACCTCACAACTTTGGAGCGCTACGTGGAGACACAAGCCAGAGAAAACGCTTATGACCTGGAGGCGAACCTGGCCGTGCTGAAACT ATACCAGTTTAATCCAGCCTACTTCCAGACTCATGTGACATCCCAGATTCTGCTGAAAGCTCTGACCAACCTGCCGCACACAGACTTCACTCTCTGCAAGTGTATGATTGACCAAACACAC CAAGAGGAGCGTCCCATCAGACAGATCCTCTACCTGGGGAACCTGCTGGAGACCTGCCACTTCCAGAGCTTCTGG ACGAGTCTGGAGGAGAACAGGGAGCTCATTGATGGGATCACAGGTTTTGAGGACTCTGTTCGCAAGT TCATCTGCCACGTCGTGGGGATCACCTACCAGACCATCGAGCACCGGTTACTGGGCGAGATGCTCGGAGACCCACTGG ACACGCAGCTGAAGGTGTGGATGAATAAATATGGCTGGACGGAGAACGAGGACGGACAGATCTTTGTCTACAACCAGGAGGAGAGCATCAAGCCTAAGAACATCGTGGAGAAGATCGACTTTGAGA GTGTTTCCAGCATCATGGCCACCTCTCAGTGA
- the eif3k gene encoding eukaryotic translation initiation factor 3 subunit K isoform X1 encodes MASSFEQMRANVGKLLRGIDRYNPENLTTLERYVETQARENAYDLEANLAVLKLYQFNPAYFQTHVTSQILLKALTNLPHTDFTLCKCMIDQTHQQEERPIRQILYLGNLLETCHFQSFWTSLEENRELIDGITGFEDSVRKFICHVVGITYQTIEHRLLGEMLGDPLDTQLKVWMNKYGWTENEDGQIFVYNQEESIKPKNIVEKIDFESVSSIMATSQ; translated from the exons ATGGCGTCATCTTTCGAGCAGATGAGGGCGAACGTAGGCAAACTCCTGCGAGGGATCGATAG GTACAACCCTGAAAACCTCACAACTTTGGAGCGCTACGTGGAGACACAAGCCAGAGAAAACGCTTATGACCTGGAGGCGAACCTGGCCGTGCTGAAACT ATACCAGTTTAATCCAGCCTACTTCCAGACTCATGTGACATCCCAGATTCTGCTGAAAGCTCTGACCAACCTGCCGCACACAGACTTCACTCTCTGCAAGTGTATGATTGACCAAACACAC CAGCAAGAGGAGCGTCCCATCAGACAGATCCTCTACCTGGGGAACCTGCTGGAGACCTGCCACTTCCAGAGCTTCTGG ACGAGTCTGGAGGAGAACAGGGAGCTCATTGATGGGATCACAGGTTTTGAGGACTCTGTTCGCAAGT TCATCTGCCACGTCGTGGGGATCACCTACCAGACCATCGAGCACCGGTTACTGGGCGAGATGCTCGGAGACCCACTGG ACACGCAGCTGAAGGTGTGGATGAATAAATATGGCTGGACGGAGAACGAGGACGGACAGATCTTTGTCTACAACCAGGAGGAGAGCATCAAGCCTAAGAACATCGTGGAGAAGATCGACTTTGAGA GTGTTTCCAGCATCATGGCCACCTCTCAGTGA